ACAAGGCATATCATTGAAGCCTGTGGACTAGGAGTTCATTttaatacaaaaaaaaaactatgggAGCATTGCTCCCCTTTGTCTAAGGTAGCATTGCTGCCCTAGATGCAGCTCCGTCCATTCATCACTGCAATTAATCCTGGGCGGTTCGGAAATGTAATCTCTGCATGCTGCGTATATGATCCAGAAAGCTGGAACAGCAAAAGGATTCGCATTCGTGACTCGGACGAAGACCGTTGAGAGCTGTGACTCCTTTGAAAGTAAGTGTGAGGGCATGACATACAGTACTAGTGTACTCTGTACTACCGAAGATTGGATTGGTCTAGTGATATGCCATGGTTTTTGCTATAAATATTGGTGTGCCGATTTTTGACAATGAACCAATTAGTAGCTAAAATGCTTAGACTTTACCTTGATTTTGGCTAGGCAAATATTGGAAGCCAACCAATCAAGCTCTGAATCCCGTTGGCAGTATATAGAAGAAATTGTAGACGACTTAAGCAGTCGTAGGATTACTATGGAAGATAGAGATAAGTAGGGATTAGGCCCAATCTCTAAAATACTTGTCAGGTCCACCAGTCCAGCCCAATTATCTGGATTAGGCCCATGAAAGCAATCCCTCCCTTGTTGGACGACATCAGTGGCAGGCCCACTTCGAAATGCGCACACGGTCCCGTCCAAACAAATATTGAACATCAGGTAGGCGTTGTACCGGTACTATGCAATTCTGAAAAAGTATCCCTTCATTCCGCTCAAAAACAAAAGTATCCCCTTATCACGGCGACCATGCATCAtgatattatattttttccGGAACATATAAAAAACAAAAGTCACATACAAAAAGGATCTGTCATATCAAAATCATACAGTCTTAAAATGGAGTATAATAAAAAAAGCCATAGTGTTGGGAAAACAAGAGAGCGTATTACACGATAGCAATCTCTATACTTCTATACTGTACATTCAGAAGTTCCAGCGATAGGATGTCCTAATGTTGCCTCACAGTTGTAGTACACATGGCCCAGATGCCACATTCCATGCACTTGCACCAGGGCACTTAGCTTCAGCAGAACTCTGAACTCACCTGGACACTGCACTCAGCTATATTTCTAACAGTAACAGCAACTACTTGTGCTTGTGTGTCTAGTTTAAATCTCAGTAGCGTGTGTAAGCGTAGTCAGAGGAGAACATCATTGTCGTCCCCAAGAATTGACAGAGAGAATGGTGCAATTGCAACATTGAACGTTGAAGATCCAGCCTTGTCGATGTGCTTCATTTCAAAATCACCTTCCTACAATTCAAAATGGTGTTAAGGTAAGCGCCAGTGGCATGTCAGTATTCAAATATGCCAAGGCAGATCCTATGCGGCTGAAAAAACTTTAAGGGGAAATTAATTTAAATTAATTGCTTCTTTTTGGGCTCCACACCCCATAGTGCATCCCTTTTGTATATGAAAAAGGGTAATGCTAAAGTAAAACAAGAAATTGTGGTTGAATTGTACTCAAAATAAGAAAGGCAATGCAGAGAACTGTAAAGTTACCATTCTCCCATTTGGAGTGCTCAATGGGCACGCAGAAGAGTACTCAAAACCAGTCCTTGGGAATATGACAGGTTGCTCTCCCACTACACCAACTCCCCTGAAACAACAAAAGAGTCTGTCTTATTAGCATATCCTTGTCACAATTAAATGAGAGTTATAGTACAATAAATACTAACCAAATGTTCTCTGTCCTTCCATTTCCATCTGTGACAATCCAATGTCTTCTAAGAAGCTGAACAGGGCGCTGAGAATTATTCGTAATTCTGATCCTATAAGCAAAAAAGAATTGGCCCTTCAATGGCTGGCTCCGGCTTTCAATATAGACGCTCCTGACTTGAACCCTTATCCCCTAAAATTTGAAACTCCAACTGATTTAGAAAAATTGATTGCACTCAAAGCTATGAAGTAAAACTTCATCTAAGTTAATCATATATAGTATCTCTATCAAGATTATGAGAAAGTAAAGTCCTTTTGGTGTCTTTCTCAGTCAGTGACAGGTTTACTGGTAACCTAAGATTCCTAGGCTGCTTCACCTTTTTATCAATAGCGGAACTTCCTTGACATCTCAAGTTTTACATGCGAATTAGCATTGCAGAATCGGACTTCTATATGCCAAAAATTTCAGAAACTACTCTAATATGCAGGTTCCAGTCAAAGACGCATTTTAATTGCGGAGTCCAATATATTGAAAAGCACCGACCAGATTCAAATAATGGATACTCCCATGTTCATTTTCTACAAACATGCTGAAACATGTGAAGGAAAATGGATGGTGGACAGGCACGAGAAAAGGATGTGAGTATGGAAAATGAGTGTCAAAACATGTGACAGGATAACTGGTCCCCAACGTGTGAAAATTTGACCTGGTCAGGTGGAAATGGAACATAATTTCCTGAAGACCTTGACCCTGTAGTCACTTCTTTGTGGATTTCCTCATAACTTTATACCAGTTTCTTAGTGGATTCATGCTCAGATAACAAGCTGGGTACTTTTCAACACTCAATATATTCATATGAAAAGCGATACTACTTTATAAAGAAATAGGTCTCAACATTCAGATGGATTTCTAGGATAGCAAATAGCATAGTATTTTCCAAACTGAAAAGGGGATGTAAAATCACAGTAAACTAAAAATTTAAAGGAGAAGACTTACCAGAGTTGTAGCATCACTAGAGCATTTGAGGAGGGAGTGTGGAGCCAAAATCTTTAATTCATCTCGGTATTTAGCAGCATCCTGGGAAGCATGATTGCAGGAAATGAAAATCACAAACATGGTGGGGCCACTTAGAGAGAAAAATAACAAACTAACTACCATAAGTGGtacaattgaaaaaaaaaacacctagCAGAAGTGGAACAACTGAAAGTTCAAACCATGAGGCTGGAATTCAGGACAGACAATTCCAAACATGAGAATGAAGCAGAAGACTGTAAGAGCTCATGCGGTCAGGCCTAGTGTCCCAAGACTTCCTCTGGATTTCTAGAACGTGAAAAGGAATCATGTAGTCTCGTCATAAGACGCATCATGCATGGTCTTCGCTCTTCAGAAAGTCTTGCCTAATCAAGTCTTTGTCTTCCAAGTTTGATAATGCTAGTGCTTGTTTAGACTTTAGACACATAGCAACTAAGCGTGGTAAGCTTGGAGTTGAATTGCTTGGAACAACGGTGATGCATGAGTAGAATACCTCAAACCTCTCCTCCTCGATGGCCTTCCTCATCAATCGGCGGAGGCGCAGcacaggctcctcctcctcgaacGACCTGAGCGAGTCCCTCAACCTCGCTGCTTCCTTGTAATCCTGCACAGCGAATCTCAATTTTGCGGTCAaaaagcccaatttggatgaaTCTCAACGAAACTGCAAACTTTAGACCATTTTGCATTGGTGTCTATTCCGGTACCTCGAATTGGGCGGCCACGGCGAGCTGCTGCTTAAGCATGGCGTACTTCTGGCTCCTCATTAggagcgacgccgccgccttctcctcctccttccgcgccacctcctccctctcctcgtccCTCCCCGGCGAATTCGAGCTCGAGTTCGCGTCCGAGGCCGCTGCCGACGCCACAACCGCCCGGCGAGCCGCGGGTAGCCTACCTCGCGGCCACCTCGCAGTTCTTGGCCTCCGCCccatccacgccgccgtcggcgccggagACGAAGACCTCAGACCCGCCCACTGCATCCTCGTCTCCCTTCTCCCGAAACCAGATCGAATTGGTTCTCCAAGAAAATAGAAAGGAAAGAAATCGAATTCAGTGGCACTTCGATGAACAGATCCCTGCGGTTTGTTGGAGGCCGGCGAGTGGATGCCCAGGCTTCGCTCCCCTCCTCGCCGCTAAAATTAGGCGCCGCTCTTGCCCTCCATTTCTGTGGCTCCGCCGCTTGCCAAGAAAACCAAGGCACCAACGAACAGGGGAGGACAACGAGGGGGGAAAAAATCTTAGATAATGTGCGAATTAGCCGGGTGGAGATCAATTATTTGGTCGGATACGACATGGAACACGTCGGAGTCGGGGCGCCCCGGGAGTAAAAGATCCCGCCTTGTGGGGGTGCCGGCCAcgccacaaccgcaaggtccaGCCACCGGCCACCGAAGTCCGCACTCCGCAGCCGCAAATAGTTcgtcggcggtgaccacttgcTGACATGCCAGTGGGATGAAAATCTCCATCGGTATTTTAATTCCACATTTCGAAGGTTTTACAGACATGTTTAAATTACAACGAAGAAAGTTACTGAAATATGAGCTGACAGAGCACGTCAATAACTTTTGTTCCGGGAAAATCAGCATGAGGTGGTATTTTAGCATGTGTTGAAACAAACAGATTTGTAAGTTGTAACGAACAAATTATATTCCTCACCTTGCATATTACAACAATCTGCAAGGTCCGCTAGCTTGGTGCGAATGTTTCATTGCTAATTAAATTTGGATAAAATATTTGACCATATGAATTCGTTGGTCGATGTATACCTTTAAGGGGCCTCTTTGTAACGCAGCATTCTCAAAATACATAAATAAGAAAAACATATGATTGAAGCGCTTATACAGTTGAAATTCTTTAGTTACAAACACAACATGTTGGACGTGGCACATGAAGAACACATTTTTTTTAAGACGTGCatagcacgtttttcattaagaagcgGAGAATTACAAAGATGAAGTTTCGGGAGAAACCACAAAGAGCAGAGTTACAAGAGCTATGACCTGCGACAAATAGCACAAACACGACAACAGAGAAGAAAAccacctcaccaccaccacacaaAACATGACCTAAGACGACTAAAGCCTACAGGGGAGAAAGACGTCATGAACACACACACGTCACCGACTGTCTAACAACCAGAAGCCAACGGAGGTAAACTGAGGAGGTCATGCAAGACGATACCTCCAGGCAGGAAGCGACGCCAACGCCGTCATCGTCCGTCCGTCTCCGAGGGAGTAGACTAAGTCTTCACCTAGCAAAAACTGTTAGCTTTGGTGGTCGCAACAACACCCCTAGCGAGGTGAGCTACGTCCAAGGACGCAACCGTCGTCGACCCTGGCAAATGCCCGGCCAGGCTTTCGCCAAAGGCCCCCAAAACCAACTTTGCACAACAAACCGCCGAGGCCTGGATGATAGCCAAAGCGATGGGATGGCAGCGAGTAATCCATGGTGACGACGATGAGGAACATCCGCAGTCACAATAGAAAGGGGCCGCCATCACCACGACCGAAAAAATGACCATGGAGCGACCAGGCGACCGAAGGGGAAGTAGGCGGGCCCACCAGAGGAGCCCATGCCGAAGCCCTCCATTTTCCCAGCAACACTTGACGATGAGGTGGCGACCCGAAGCACCATGGGGAAGATGAAGACCCATCCTCCCATCCCTGCCAacgaagaagatggctggaggAGGTATGACCCCACGAGCGACAACCATCGACAGAAAGAGCAAGCAACCCAAGAGTGAGCGACCCACGGTGACAAGGCGAGTCACCCCCGGGCCGTCCTTGAAGAGCTACCGAAACACGACCAGGGTGAGGTGGGGTgaagggaagaggaggagaaggaagagaaagaagcGACCTTGGGGTCCGGCACGCCTCGGTTGGAAGTCCCCGCAGTCGCCCTCCTACAGGCGACAACGAAGAGGAGAGAGCGACGGCGACCTGCTGTGGTGGTGCGAGGGAGCCCCCACGCTGCCCCGGGGAGGGCAGACCGTGTCGGTGGGAGGCAGATTCAGCGACACTGGACCCGGCAACGACGGCGGCAGTGGGGACCGCCCCACATCATGGGCGAGGGCTTGGTGGCGCATGCCGGGCCCTCGGTGTGCGGTCCCCTACGGGAGCGATGGTGTGGAGCCGGCTCCCTGGCGAGTAGCCGCCCGCGGCGGCACGGATCGGACAGCTcgaagcggcggcgggctccCCGATGGACGGACCCCCACAAGGCAGCGCGACGAGCCCTCACATGGATCTGGGACCAAGGAAGGATGGATCTTGCGTCACCTGCGAGGAGAAGGGGGATCTGAGCCCCGCGGCTGTCTGCGAGGAGGAGGGGGATCTGAGCCCCGCGGCGGTTGGGACAGTGGTAGCGGACTTGGGCTGAAGCCCCCCGAGTCGCCAAGGACGGCGACGTGTTGTCCTCTCGCCTTTGCAGGGGGAAATTTAGGCTTCGGAGCTGGgcggggaggcgcggcggccgcccgaGTCACCCAGCTAGCGACGTGGGGGCGAGTCCCTATTTCCTGAAGCTCTCCGTCCTTCCCATGAACACATGAATCCTAAGGCACAAAGGAAAGAAAACATGAGGTTGGTTGTCATGCTTattttcctccaaatttttcATAAAAGAACCTATTTCATAAGAAGTTCAAAGGAATTAGTAGGTTCCAATCTTTTTTTCCAAAGCCTCTCGTATGATTTCTCATAGAATTGAAATCGTCCATAATTCTCTACTTTTCCTCCATTCCAATTTCCAAGGAAAACTTTATTgtgaatatatattatttttatggtTGGTGGAGGATGAGGGTCCTAGCCTTCTCCTTCCAAAACAGCTACGGTTTCTAAGAAATACTCGCGTAATATTTTTTACTATAGTAACATCAGCTCATCCAAACGAACTACAAGCCAATAAAGAGCCATTTTATTTTGGCCGGCTCCCGCGAGTCGAAGAAGCTGGAGCCAAACCCGAAGTTTTGATGCTCGTGCCCACGGGGAGATTTTCAAGGTCGCCATCTACCGTTTGAACGGATCATATTTTTCCTCTAACGatatttacattttttttttcttagagCATGCATGTTTCTATTGCACATGGAAGGTGCTACACACGTGATAAGTCATGCTAAATTGAAGAGTCGTGATCATACATTTCACACATCCAATGTATCTAGAGTTGCATTGCGCACATGTCTACCACTAGGATTTGGACTTCTTGAACAATATGTGAATGCAGTGCTGCTTccattttcaaatttcaagtaCCAGTGTACGAAACCTGGAacagttttttgtttttttcctttcccaAAATTAAAACTGTTACTGCTTCTCTatttaaaaaaaccaaaaccaagTGAAAAACGTGGTGCGTCGCCTTACCCTCCGCATAGCATAAAATTAATCTCGATGTATGTTCACCTTCAGATACTATATAGTGGGTGCATTAAGGTGAATTGCTTTGTCATTGCTATGTTGATATTGTAGACAGATCCCTGTAATTGATTACTTTGCCAGTTTTAGACCCTGGGCCTGAAAATTTTCTTCTCAGTGCCTGAGTGAACATATGCCTGGTATCCATTACAGCCATGCCAATGAGTAGCCAGCTTGATTTTCACTGCTCAAATCTTTTGGCAGCTGTCTATTTCTCTGCAAAATAGATTGTGTTTGTGTTGAATGGCATGACCATGATAGTTCCAGGGATATCATGTTTTAAAACTCCTTTAGACTACTTGACACAGGGCATTCTTGCTTCCTTTGTGCCGTGGTGATTACTCATAGTGTTTGCAGCTTTCCTTAATTGCAGATGGCGCCACCAGAAAGATCCAAATATCATACTCCAGTGGGACATGGGAGACCTAACAACTTATGTAACATACTTTATTTAGGTCTCCAGCCGGTCGCTTTGGCCCCTTTGGTCCTGGACGAGGTGAAGCTTTGGGCGCAGGCGGGCTTTCCTAGAATCGGGTCGCTGCTAGATCCTTTTGCGGATGCAGTGCTTTTTTTCTTTCAGTGGTCTGttgtatttttgttttctttcctttctatGTGCTCTTCGTCTGTAACAAACATTTGTGCTTCTCTTCTACTTAATGAAAACGTGCTTTGCACGTtctcaaaaaaatatttagcaCCTAAAGTTAAGGTTCTTCGGATGGATTCGaaatttcaaatatttttgTTAAGTAGTTATCTCTAGACGTGATAGAGGCTGTTTGGCAGGCGTaggttaaactttagtacctgtcacatcagatgtttggacactaattaggagtgttaaatataagctaattataaaactaattacacaattcctaggctaaatcacgagatgaatctattaaacctaattagtccatgatttgacaatgtagtgctacagtaatcatttgctaatgatggattaattaggcttaatagattcgtctcgcgatttagcctaggggttttgctattagttttataattagctcatatttgtcctcctaattagcatccgaacatccgatgtgacaggactaaactttagcccctgctatccaaacaaTTTATTTATGTGTTAACCTCTTGTCAAGTGCCATTTACCACATGGCATTTCTTTTGAAATATTGAAATATAACGTAGTAGTTGCACCTCATTCATGGATGTGTATGAATGTGTATTGGAATGATATTTGGATTTGTATGTGCATGACAAATTAATATTGATTGTGAATGTATGAACATGCAAGCTAAATTTGTATGAACGGAAATATAGCTACAAACATATTTTGGTGTTAAATACCATTTTCTTTTATATAAAAGAAATATATTTCGCCCGTAGCAAGCACGATAGAAAAAGAAGCATGAGGCGTAGTAGCTTGAAGAGGCATCAGCTAGGAGCGGATCTGCCACTGGACGGAGGAAGGGTCGCTGTGGCGTCCAAAAACGCATTCAGCAATGCTGGTCCCGGTCCGGCGGCCACCTGCGTCAGCGGAGAGGAGCGAGCTCGTGGCCGGGAAAACCCATGCGCTGGTCGCCGGGAAAGAAAAAGCCTCTGCAGTCTGCATCAGTGCAGCCGCCCAGACATGCCCAGCCATCGTGCGGGGCGCTCCGTTTTTAGTCTCCCTTCGCCGAAACCGCACCGCGCCTCCGGTCCGGTCGCCCCCCTCCTCTCACGCCGGTAGCCCGGTCCGCGCCACGCCTTCCGGACTCCCACTCGCCCTAGGCCACTACCCTCcgcttcccgccgccgccccgcatCACGCGCCACGGGCGAGGCGGCAACAGCGGCCACCCGCCATCCCTTTCCTTCTCgaactcctcctccttctcctcccccctGCTGCGCTCCATAAATGGCCGCGCCGTGACAGCGGCAGCGCCCCGCCCTTCGCCGCTCCCCGCTCCAGAAACCCAGGAAGCCCACCGGATTCGTGGCCATTGTCTCTGTATACTCTATACGCGAGCCAAGAACCGAGAAACACAGGAGG
This sequence is a window from Setaria italica strain Yugu1 chromosome III, Setaria_italica_v2.0, whole genome shotgun sequence. Protein-coding genes within it:
- the LOC101754433 gene encoding uncharacterized protein LOC101754433, encoding MQWAGLRSSSPAPTAAWMGRRPRTARWPRGRLPAARRAVVASAAASDANSSSNSPGRDEEREEVARKEEEKAAASLLMRSQKYAMLKQQLAVAAQFEDYKEAARLRDSLRSFEEEEPVLRLRRLMRKAIEEERFEDAAKYRDELKILAPHSLLKCSSDATTLGIRVQVRSVYIESRSQPLKGQFFFAYRIRITNNSQRPVQLLRRHWIVTDGNGRTENIWGVGVVGEQPVIFPRTGFEYSSACPLSTPNGRMEGDFEMKHIDKAGSSTFNVAIAPFSLSILGDDNDVLL